A stretch of Nitrospiraceae bacterium DNA encodes these proteins:
- a CDS encoding fructose-6-phosphate aldolase (similar to novel fructose-6-phosphate aldolase from Escherichia coli; enzyme from Methanocaldococcus janaschii shows transaldolase activity) gives MKFFLDTVSLTEIQEIGRLGVLDGIAMNAALVTEQGLNFYQGIREICRYVDSPISVGVLSVEEEAIVKESKELSKIHRNVLVKCPLTPAGLKATKRLTAEGIRVNVSLCFSLTQALLAAKAGAWCVSICLDRTRDNQSKGDDIIRNIVTVFQNSGLSTQVLLAGIRSPDDVLEAALGGGHICTMRFPVFQQLFEPAV, from the coding sequence ATGAAATTTTTTCTGGACACGGTGAGTCTCACAGAGATTCAAGAGATTGGCAGGCTGGGGGTTCTGGATGGAATAGCCATGAACGCCGCGTTGGTTACTGAGCAGGGGCTGAATTTCTATCAGGGAATTCGAGAAATCTGTCGTTATGTGGATAGTCCGATCAGTGTCGGCGTGTTGAGTGTTGAAGAAGAGGCCATCGTCAAGGAAAGCAAAGAATTATCGAAAATTCACAGGAATGTCCTGGTAAAGTGTCCTTTGACGCCTGCCGGTCTCAAGGCGACTAAGCGGCTGACAGCCGAAGGCATCCGTGTGAATGTGTCTTTGTGTTTTTCACTCACGCAAGCCTTGCTTGCCGCCAAAGCCGGTGCCTGGTGTGTGTCCATTTGCCTTGATCGTACCCGGGATAATCAATCCAAGGGAGACGATATTATTCGAAACATTGTCACCGTCTTTCAAAACTCTGGTCTCTCTACTCAGGTGCTTCTTGCCGGTATCCGTTCTCCTGATGATGTGCTTGAGGCAGCATTAGGGGGAGGGCATATTTGTACAATGCGATTCCCCGTGTTTCAGCAACTTTTTGAGCCTGCGGTGTAA
- a CDS encoding cytochrome ubiquinol oxidase subunit I encodes MKLKKNAAVLLISMIAGMLLLPIGIALPILFGNGEAIASGGGQSTQPVQEVVEGEEGAAPVEMGRDIYYKTEGVVSSETAPVTADNTHDYPRYGNFESRVLIWVANQQHLYYGSFVLAVPIFCMVIEFIGMVTKDKAMAKKYDQLAYDFIRISLTAYSLTAILGGILLFTFLTLYPTFFSYLSGIFRPVMHIYALLFVAESGTLYIYYYGWDRMREGVLKWVHLSIAVVLNVIGTVLMFLANSWIAFMMSPAGVDEQGRYLGNIWHAIHSALWNPLNVHRILGNMAFGGSVVAAYAAYRFLSAKSDEERAHYDWMGYVAMFIAVIFLIPLPFAGYWLMREVYAYRQQMGITLMGGLLAWLFIIQATMIGALFLSTSYYLWQCFGRMPGAERFQRYIKYLVFIAVVGLLVFITPHTIVMTPAELKAMGGQQHPVLGNYGVMSAKNGGINMLIIVTIVSFIWYQRGNLIPAVKWKKFGNIFMTCFFVVGSLNIIWLAIYGYFIPANVRIGLSVPQVATTMSCLLLMMPMNLAMLKNAKVAGPIQWGKMPARSQYALIALATEFTWMMALMGYIRSSVRLFWHVNEVMRDNSPWAYTHTIGFAANMISFNVLLFWSTILFVFWLAAFAGKKSPLPEMPKVQESPAVPQFTPQSVSRS; translated from the coding sequence ATGAAACTGAAAAAGAATGCCGCAGTTTTGTTGATCAGCATGATTGCGGGAATGTTGCTGCTGCCGATCGGTATCGCGCTGCCGATTCTATTTGGAAATGGTGAAGCCATCGCTTCGGGAGGAGGGCAAAGTACCCAGCCTGTGCAGGAAGTTGTGGAGGGTGAGGAAGGCGCAGCGCCGGTCGAAATGGGACGGGATATTTATTACAAGACCGAAGGCGTGGTGTCGAGTGAAACGGCTCCAGTCACCGCGGACAATACGCATGATTATCCCCGCTACGGCAATTTTGAAAGTCGAGTGCTGATTTGGGTGGCGAACCAGCAGCATTTGTATTACGGCAGTTTCGTCTTGGCGGTTCCTATCTTCTGCATGGTGATTGAGTTCATCGGCATGGTGACAAAGGATAAGGCCATGGCGAAGAAATACGACCAGCTGGCCTATGATTTTATCCGAATCAGTCTGACGGCCTATTCGTTGACCGCCATCCTTGGGGGCATTCTCCTTTTCACCTTTCTCACGCTCTATCCCACATTTTTCAGTTATCTCTCAGGGATTTTTCGTCCTGTTATGCACATCTACGCGCTGCTGTTCGTCGCCGAAAGCGGAACGCTGTATATCTACTACTATGGATGGGACAGGATGAGAGAAGGTGTCCTGAAGTGGGTGCATCTCAGTATCGCCGTGGTCCTGAATGTCATTGGAACCGTGCTGATGTTTTTAGCGAATTCGTGGATTGCCTTCATGATGTCCCCGGCAGGGGTGGATGAACAAGGACGGTATCTCGGGAATATCTGGCATGCAATTCATAGCGCGTTGTGGAATCCGCTGAACGTTCATCGAATTTTAGGAAATATGGCATTCGGAGGCAGTGTCGTAGCCGCCTACGCGGCCTATCGGTTTTTATCGGCTAAATCCGATGAAGAGCGCGCCCATTACGATTGGATGGGGTATGTCGCGATGTTTATCGCCGTCATTTTCCTCATTCCATTGCCGTTTGCGGGCTATTGGCTCATGCGGGAGGTCTATGCCTATCGCCAGCAAATGGGAATTACCCTGATGGGAGGCCTCCTCGCCTGGTTGTTTATTATTCAGGCCACCATGATCGGCGCTCTTTTTCTGAGTACGAGTTATTACTTGTGGCAATGCTTCGGCCGGATGCCGGGTGCTGAACGATTTCAACGGTATATTAAATATCTCGTGTTTATTGCGGTCGTGGGATTACTGGTATTTATCACGCCCCATACCATCGTGATGACCCCGGCTGAGTTGAAAGCCATGGGAGGTCAACAGCATCCCGTTTTAGGGAACTATGGGGTGATGTCTGCCAAAAATGGCGGAATCAATATGCTCATCATTGTGACGATTGTGAGTTTCATTTGGTATCAGCGCGGTAATTTAATTCCGGCAGTGAAATGGAAAAAATTCGGCAATATTTTTATGACCTGTTTTTTCGTGGTCGGCAGTCTCAATATTATTTGGTTAGCCATCTATGGGTATTTCATTCCGGCAAACGTGCGAATTGGTCTATCGGTGCCCCAGGTGGCCACTACGATGTCGTGCCTCCTGTTAATGATGCCGATGAATCTGGCCATGCTGAAAAATGCCAAGGTGGCGGGCCCCATTCAATGGGGCAAAATGCCGGCGAGATCGCAGTATGCGCTGATCGCCCTGGCCACGGAATTTACCTGGATGATGGCCTTGATGGGATACATCCGTTCATCAGTCCGCCTCTTCTGGCATGTCAATGAGGTGATGCGGGATAACTCGCCCTGGGCCTATACCCACACCATCGGGTTTGCTGCAAATATGATCTCCTTCAATGTTCTGCTTTTCTGGTCGACGATTCTATTCGTGTTCTGGCTGGCGGCATTTGCCGGTAAAAAATCGCCCCTACCGGAGATGCCCAAAGTGCAAGAATCCCCCGCTGTTCCGCAATTCACACCTCAATCGGTCAGTCGTTCCTGA
- a CDS encoding molybdopterin-dependent oxidoreductase — protein MLVTKRQFLKITAGTVAAVALADNALALTALQPVVEVGNPLGEYPDRSWERVYHDQYRYDSSFTWCCSPNDTHACRIRAFVRNGVVMRVEQNYDHQTYEDMYGNRGTFAHNPRMCLKGYTYHRRVYGPYRLKGPLMRRGWKAWMDAGSPELDPTVMSKYKFNARYLDDMLRVSWDTAFTYLAKAMIVIANRYSGEAGARRLREQGYPPEMIEMMKGSGVRSMKFRAGMPVLGVIGKMGITRMNGGCGALLDSWVRKVGPDNAQGGRYFNNLTWHGDQDPSQPFWSGAQAIDCDLSDMRFSKMNTSWGKNFVENKMPEAHWKLESIERGGRVVVITPEYNPTAQRADYWMPVRPETDGALFLGACKIILDDGLQDSDFIRSSTDFPLLIRTDTLQYLDPRDVIKDYAFPDFSKSYSGKVQGLSPSQIARLGGFMVWDLNQDKAVPLHRELVGWHFKNSGLDPALTGSFRVKLLSGREADVMPLFQMYQVHLQDYDLDTVHQINRCPKDLIVRWARDNGTIKPAAIHNGEGVCHYFHMTSMGRAAAMVMTLTGNMGKFGSGCHTWSGNYKVGVWAATPWSGEGIGVHTGEDPFKITTDPNAHGKEINYRPYYYGEETTYWNHGDTALIVNTPKYGRRVFTGKTHMPTPSKFRWVANVNILNNSKHHYDMVKNVDPHIETIVTQDIEMTSDVNHADVSFAVNGWMEFTYPEMTATVSNPWMQVWKGGIRPLYDTRNDLDTVAGVAAKLTEMTGDGRFRDYFKFVYDNRVDVYVQRLLDAGSTSYGYSADTMLKSEKGWMVMTRTYPRIPLWEETNESKPMWTRSGRLETYRVEPEAIEYGENFISHREGTEATPYLPNAIMSSNPYIRPDDYGIPITAQHHDDKTVRNIKLPWAEIKRYANPLWEKGYQFYCVTPKTRHRVHSQWSVNDWVQMYESNFGDAYRMDKRTPGVGEHQIHVNPSAAKDRGINDGDYVYVDGNPVDRPYRGWKPSDPYYKVARLMIRAKYNPAFPYHVTMAKHAPYVSTAKSVKGHETRPDGRAIALDTGYQSNFRYGAQQSFTRSWLMPMHQLDSLPGKMANKWKFKWGFEIDHHAVNTVPKECLIRITKAEDGGIGGRGPWEPVRTGFTPGQENEFMIKWLKGDHIKIKV, from the coding sequence ATGTTGGTCACAAAAAGGCAATTTTTAAAAATTACAGCAGGCACTGTGGCGGCAGTGGCGTTGGCGGATAACGCGCTGGCGTTGACGGCATTACAACCGGTTGTGGAGGTGGGCAATCCTTTGGGTGAGTACCCGGATCGCTCCTGGGAGAGGGTCTATCACGATCAGTACCGGTATGACAGTTCCTTTACCTGGTGCTGTTCCCCGAATGACACGCATGCCTGTCGTATCCGTGCGTTTGTCCGGAACGGAGTCGTGATGCGCGTAGAGCAAAACTACGATCACCAAACCTATGAGGATATGTACGGGAATCGGGGAACCTTTGCCCATAATCCCCGGATGTGTTTGAAGGGGTATACCTACCATCGACGGGTGTATGGTCCATACCGTTTAAAGGGGCCCTTGATGCGGCGCGGCTGGAAAGCCTGGATGGATGCCGGAAGCCCGGAATTAGATCCAACGGTCATGAGCAAATATAAATTCAATGCGCGCTATTTGGATGATATGTTGCGGGTCTCCTGGGATACCGCGTTTACCTATTTGGCCAAGGCCATGATCGTCATCGCCAATCGGTATAGTGGCGAGGCCGGTGCGAGGCGATTACGGGAACAAGGGTATCCTCCGGAAATGATTGAGATGATGAAGGGCTCAGGAGTCCGGAGCATGAAATTCCGAGCCGGGATGCCTGTGTTAGGTGTCATCGGCAAAATGGGCATTACCCGGATGAACGGCGGATGTGGAGCTTTGTTGGATAGTTGGGTGAGAAAGGTCGGACCGGACAATGCGCAGGGGGGACGGTATTTTAATAATTTGACCTGGCACGGTGATCAGGATCCTTCGCAACCCTTCTGGTCCGGAGCGCAAGCCATCGATTGTGATCTGTCTGACATGCGATTCAGCAAGATGAATACAAGCTGGGGAAAAAATTTCGTCGAAAATAAAATGCCGGAAGCCCATTGGAAACTGGAGTCCATTGAGCGGGGTGGTCGAGTGGTGGTCATTACCCCGGAATACAATCCCACGGCGCAACGGGCAGACTATTGGATGCCGGTCCGACCCGAGACAGATGGAGCGTTATTCCTCGGGGCATGCAAAATTATTTTAGACGATGGCCTTCAGGACAGCGATTTTATTCGATCCAGTACGGATTTCCCCTTGTTGATTCGAACGGATACTCTGCAATATTTGGATCCGCGTGATGTTATTAAAGATTATGCCTTCCCGGATTTCTCCAAATCTTACTCCGGCAAAGTGCAAGGGCTTTCGCCTTCGCAAATTGCTCGTCTTGGAGGGTTTATGGTGTGGGATCTCAATCAGGACAAGGCGGTTCCGCTTCATCGAGAATTGGTGGGTTGGCATTTCAAAAATAGCGGTCTCGATCCGGCGTTGACGGGATCGTTCAGGGTGAAGTTGCTGAGTGGGAGGGAGGCGGATGTCATGCCCCTCTTCCAGATGTATCAAGTCCATCTTCAGGATTACGATCTGGATACTGTCCACCAAATTAATCGATGTCCGAAAGATTTAATTGTGCGATGGGCTCGAGATAACGGGACCATCAAACCGGCTGCGATTCATAATGGAGAAGGCGTCTGCCATTACTTTCATATGACCTCAATGGGGCGTGCGGCTGCCATGGTCATGACCCTGACCGGAAACATGGGAAAATTCGGTTCGGGATGTCATACATGGTCAGGAAACTATAAGGTTGGTGTTTGGGCGGCCACGCCGTGGTCGGGGGAAGGCATCGGGGTTCACACCGGGGAAGATCCGTTCAAGATCACGACGGATCCGAATGCCCATGGGAAAGAAATTAATTACCGTCCCTATTATTACGGCGAAGAGACGACATACTGGAACCACGGCGATACGGCATTAATTGTGAATACGCCCAAATATGGCCGACGGGTGTTTACCGGCAAAACGCATATGCCGACGCCGAGTAAATTCCGGTGGGTGGCGAATGTCAATATTCTCAATAATTCGAAACATCATTATGACATGGTTAAGAATGTGGATCCCCACATTGAAACGATTGTGACTCAGGACATTGAAATGACCTCTGACGTGAATCACGCCGATGTGTCATTTGCGGTAAACGGGTGGATGGAGTTTACCTATCCTGAAATGACCGCCACCGTATCCAATCCCTGGATGCAGGTATGGAAAGGCGGTATCCGGCCGTTGTATGACACGCGGAACGATTTGGATACGGTGGCGGGCGTCGCGGCCAAACTCACCGAAATGACGGGTGATGGCCGCTTCCGCGATTACTTCAAGTTTGTCTATGACAATCGCGTGGACGTGTATGTGCAACGGTTGTTGGATGCCGGTAGCACCTCCTATGGCTATTCGGCGGACACGATGTTGAAATCGGAAAAGGGCTGGATGGTGATGACCCGGACCTATCCTCGTATTCCATTGTGGGAGGAAACCAACGAATCGAAACCGATGTGGACCCGCAGTGGACGACTGGAAACATACCGGGTGGAGCCGGAAGCCATCGAATATGGGGAAAACTTCATCTCGCATCGGGAGGGAACGGAAGCGACACCCTACCTGCCGAATGCGATTATGTCCTCCAATCCGTATATCCGGCCGGATGACTACGGGATTCCAATCACGGCGCAACATCATGACGATAAAACCGTCCGCAACATCAAGTTGCCATGGGCGGAAATTAAACGGTACGCCAATCCACTCTGGGAGAAGGGGTATCAGTTCTATTGCGTGACGCCGAAGACCCGGCATCGGGTGCATAGCCAATGGTCGGTGAACGATTGGGTGCAGATGTATGAATCCAACTTTGGCGATGCTTATCGAATGGATAAGCGGACACCGGGGGTGGGTGAACATCAAATCCACGTCAACCCCTCAGCGGCCAAAGATCGTGGGATCAATGACGGGGACTATGTCTACGTCGATGGAAACCCGGTGGACCGGCCGTATCGTGGCTGGAAGCCCAGTGATCCCTATTACAAGGTGGCGCGGTTGATGATCCGGGCGAAGTACAACCCGGCCTTTCCGTATCATGTCACGATGGCCAAACATGCGCCGTATGTGTCGACGGCGAAGTCGGTGAAGGGGCATGAAACCCGGCCGGATGGACGGGCGATTGCGCTGGATACCGGGTATCAATCGAACTTCCGGTATGGGGCGCAGCAGTCCTTTACCCGCAGTTGGCTGATGCCGATGCACCAATTGGACTCATTGCCCGGCAAAATGGCGAATAAATGGAAATTCAAATGGGGTTTTGAAATTGATCATCATGCGGTCAACACGGTTCCGAAGGAATGTCTCATCCGGATCACGAAGGCGGAGGATGGCGGCATCGGCGGGCGTGGGCCGTGGGAACCGGTCCGGACCGGGTTCACGCCAGGTCAGGAGAATGAGTTTATGATCAAATGGCTGAAGGGTGATCATATTAAGATCAAAGTGTAG
- a CDS encoding response regulator → MSIPSVFVVDDDEVIRSNIAKKLSRLHCTVRAFESGEALMEFLRDHRDEPDVILVDYKMGGMNGVETLHAIRKNSSVPAIIFTAYEGWIDPQEITQIGNCEVIIKTVDLHNLTHMVNGVLALRNLQKNDCWTDTGGLPT, encoded by the coding sequence GTGAGCATACCCTCTGTATTTGTGGTGGATGATGATGAGGTGATTCGCTCAAATATTGCGAAAAAACTTTCCCGTTTACACTGCACGGTCCGTGCCTTTGAATCGGGAGAGGCCTTAATGGAATTTTTGAGAGATCATAGGGATGAACCTGATGTAATTTTGGTGGATTATAAAATGGGTGGAATGAATGGGGTGGAAACCCTGCATGCCATTCGAAAAAATTCTTCTGTTCCAGCCATTATCTTTACTGCGTATGAAGGTTGGATAGATCCGCAGGAAATAACACAAATTGGAAATTGTGAGGTCATAATCAAAACCGTTGATCTTCACAATCTCACGCATATGGTGAACGGGGTCTTGGCTTTGAGGAATTTACAAAAAAATGATTGTTGGACTGATACCGGGGGGTTGCCAACTTGA
- a CDS encoding nitrate oxidoreductase subunit beta produces the protein MPEVYNWQLGRKMLYPYEERHPKWQFAFVFNINRCLACQTCSMADKSTWLFSKGQEYMWWNNVETKPYGGYPQFYDVKITQLIEQVNPGGQVWNVRVGRKHHAPYGVFEGMTIFDAGAKIGQAAIGYIPTDQEWRFVNIYEDTATSMRAIVEGVDKTGFTKEEPWKMQGSSLPEHETYFFYLQRICNHCTYPGCLAACPRKAIYKRPEDGIVLIDQNRCRGYKKCVEQCPFKKPMYRGTTRVSEKCIACYPRVEGKDPLTGGEPMETRCMAACVGKIRLQGLVKVGDDGLWAEDRWNPLYYAIRVEQVALPLYPQWGTEPNGYYIPPRQAPRGYIRQMFGPGVDNAIEKYLVPSRELLAVLQLWRASQQIIFRYDVIPGPKVFETQIHGRKFEMYNDTVLGFNKSGKEAVRQQVEEPIYIRPAERVNWL, from the coding sequence ATGCCTGAAGTGTATAATTGGCAGTTAGGACGAAAGATGCTGTATCCGTATGAGGAGCGGCATCCGAAATGGCAGTTCGCGTTTGTCTTTAACATCAACCGGTGTTTGGCGTGTCAAACCTGTTCGATGGCGGACAAGTCGACGTGGCTGTTCAGCAAAGGGCAGGAATACATGTGGTGGAACAATGTGGAGACGAAGCCGTACGGGGGCTATCCGCAGTTCTACGATGTGAAGATCACGCAGTTGATTGAGCAGGTCAATCCGGGCGGGCAGGTGTGGAACGTGCGGGTGGGCCGCAAACACCATGCGCCGTATGGGGTGTTTGAAGGGATGACGATCTTTGATGCGGGCGCCAAGATCGGGCAGGCGGCCATTGGCTACATCCCGACCGACCAGGAATGGCGGTTTGTGAATATTTATGAAGATACGGCCACCTCGATGCGGGCGATTGTGGAAGGGGTGGACAAGACGGGGTTTACGAAAGAAGAGCCGTGGAAAATGCAAGGCAGCAGCTTGCCGGAGCATGAGACGTACTTCTTCTATCTGCAACGCATCTGTAACCACTGTACGTATCCGGGGTGTCTGGCGGCGTGTCCGCGGAAGGCCATCTACAAGCGGCCGGAAGACGGGATTGTGTTGATCGACCAGAACCGGTGCCGGGGGTACAAGAAGTGTGTGGAGCAATGCCCGTTTAAAAAGCCGATGTACCGGGGCACGACGCGGGTGAGTGAGAAGTGTATCGCGTGCTATCCGCGGGTGGAAGGCAAAGACCCCTTAACGGGGGGCGAGCCGATGGAGACGCGGTGTATGGCGGCGTGCGTGGGGAAAATCCGGCTGCAAGGGTTGGTGAAGGTGGGCGATGACGGGCTCTGGGCGGAAGATCGCTGGAATCCGTTGTACTATGCCATTCGGGTGGAACAAGTGGCGTTGCCGTTGTATCCGCAATGGGGCACGGAACCCAACGGGTATTACATCCCCCCGCGGCAGGCACCGCGGGGCTACATCCGGCAGATGTTCGGGCCGGGGGTGGATAATGCGATTGAGAAGTATCTGGTGCCGAGCCGGGAGTTGTTGGCGGTGCTGCAGTTGTGGCGGGCGAGCCAGCAGATCATCTTCCGGTATGACGTGATTCCGGGGCCGAAAGTGTTTGAAACCCAGATCCATGGACGGAAGTTTGAGATGTACAACGACACGGTGTTGGGCTTCAACAAGTCGGGCAAGGAAGCGGTGCGGCAGCAAGTGGAAGAGCCGATTTACATCCGCCCGGCGGAGC